A stretch of the Pseudomonas helvetica genome encodes the following:
- a CDS encoding ABC transporter permease, with protein MITALSAGKRSSNFYGLGTYLGLAGALLAMIALFSVLSSHFLSYDTFSTLANQIPDLMVLAVGMTFVLIIGGIDLSVGSVLALAGSTVSVAILGWGWSVLPAALLGMAAAAVAGTITGSITVAWRIPSFIVSLGVLEMARGVAYQMTGSRTAYIGDAFAWLSNPITFGISPSFIIALLVIFIAQAVLTRTVFGRYLIGIGTNEEAVRLAGINPKPYKILVFSLMGLLAGIAALFQISRLEAADPNAGSGLELQVIAAVVIGGTSLMGGRGSVISTFFGVLIISVLAAGLAQIGATEPTKRIITGAVIVVAVVLDTYRSQRASRRS; from the coding sequence ATGATAACTGCACTGTCTGCTGGCAAACGTAGTAGCAATTTTTACGGCCTCGGTACCTATCTGGGCCTGGCTGGTGCCTTGCTGGCGATGATTGCGTTGTTCTCGGTCTTGAGCAGCCATTTCCTCTCTTATGACACCTTCAGCACGCTGGCCAATCAGATTCCGGACCTGATGGTACTGGCAGTCGGCATGACGTTCGTGTTGATCATCGGCGGCATCGATCTTTCGGTGGGTTCGGTGCTGGCCTTGGCGGGCTCGACTGTCAGCGTGGCGATCCTCGGCTGGGGCTGGAGTGTCTTGCCGGCAGCGCTGCTGGGTATGGCCGCCGCCGCAGTGGCCGGGACCATCACCGGTTCGATCACCGTGGCCTGGCGCATTCCGTCGTTCATTGTTTCGCTGGGTGTGCTGGAGATGGCTCGCGGCGTTGCCTATCAGATGACCGGCTCGCGCACGGCCTATATCGGTGATGCCTTTGCCTGGCTGTCCAATCCGATCACCTTTGGTATTTCACCGTCATTCATTATCGCGTTACTGGTTATCTTCATCGCCCAGGCGGTATTGACCCGTACCGTGTTCGGCCGCTACCTGATCGGAATCGGCACCAACGAGGAAGCTGTGCGTCTGGCGGGTATCAACCCAAAACCCTACAAGATTCTGGTGTTCAGCCTGATGGGGTTGCTGGCGGGTATTGCCGCGCTGTTCCAGATTTCGCGTCTGGAAGCTGCGGACCCGAATGCCGGTTCCGGCCTGGAGCTACAAGTCATCGCTGCCGTGGTGATCGGTGGCACCAGCCTGATGGGCGGTCGCGGCTCGGTGATCAGCACCTTTTTCGGCGTCCTGATCATTTCTGTACTGGCTGCCGGACTGGCGCAAATCGGCGCGACCGAACCGACCAAGCGCATCATTACCGGCGCGGTGATCGTGGTCGCGGTGGTGCTGGACACCTACCGCAGCCAACGTGCAAGTCGACGGAGCTGA